The following are encoded in a window of Rubellicoccus peritrichatus genomic DNA:
- a CDS encoding DMT family transporter: MTIPTKIGILLLGVFACSTSVLWIKLTTVDPILLATYRMLAAALILSPVFFRARKRHRDAFGSKELRRCLWPGILLAAHFITWIIGARLTWAANSSLIVNVIPVAMPFLLYFAVGERITRGEILGTVIAIGGVVVLALESYQLDSKLLMGDLICAGSMLLFAIYLMLGRKNRDFANLWLYVVPVYAIGGIVCLLVAIPLANFSTEVPAIQWVYVAGLTIVPTIFGHSLLNWGMKHLRGQLVAIVNLAQFIFAGTMGAIFLDEIPGGMFVLAAGLVVAGAITAIKTQPQEKG, encoded by the coding sequence ATGACCATACCGACAAAAATCGGGATATTGCTGCTTGGCGTATTCGCCTGTTCGACTTCAGTTCTCTGGATCAAACTGACTACGGTTGATCCGATATTGCTTGCTACTTACAGAATGCTGGCAGCTGCCCTTATTCTCTCACCAGTCTTTTTCAGAGCCAGGAAAAGGCACCGAGATGCTTTCGGGAGCAAGGAACTACGTCGCTGCCTGTGGCCGGGAATTCTTCTCGCCGCACATTTCATCACATGGATTATAGGTGCACGTCTAACCTGGGCGGCAAATTCATCACTGATCGTTAACGTCATCCCCGTGGCAATGCCGTTCCTGCTTTATTTTGCGGTGGGCGAACGCATTACTCGCGGTGAAATCCTTGGAACAGTAATCGCGATAGGCGGAGTCGTTGTGCTTGCACTGGAAAGCTACCAGTTGGACTCAAAGCTCCTGATGGGAGACCTTATTTGTGCCGGTTCGATGCTTCTATTTGCCATATACTTGATGCTGGGAAGGAAAAACAGGGACTTTGCCAACCTATGGCTCTATGTCGTGCCTGTTTATGCCATTGGCGGAATCGTTTGCCTTTTGGTGGCAATACCATTGGCGAATTTTTCAACTGAGGTACCTGCAATTCAATGGGTTTATGTAGCTGGTCTGACGATTGTGCCGACGATTTTCGGTCATTCCTTGCTGAATTGGGGCATGAAACACTTGCGCGGGCAACTCGTGGCCATCGTGAATCTCGCACAGTTCATCTTTGCAGGGACAATGGGCGCGATTTTCCTGGATGAAATCCCTGGCGGAATGTTCGTACTCGCCGCCGGTCTTGTCGTGGCTGGAGCCATAACCGCAATCAAGACCCAACCGCAGGAGAAAGGGTAG